The DNA region tgcgttCCCTCAAAAGGGTGGGAGAGCCGCTGTGaagaaccactgagctagagtTTAAAGCCAAGCAGTCTGTCAGAACCCCTCTGCATAAGTGATAACCAGCTGGACTAATAGTAGATTGGTAATATGTTCctccttgaatttttttcctggACCTTTGACCAATGtcctgctcccccccaccccccactcccccgccTTGTTTTCTGGGTTACATACTTTACCGGGCACAAGCTCAGTTGAGAATCACTCATTGCTCTAGCAGGGCTTGGCATTCTCAGGAAAGGCAGTTTCCTCTATGCCACAGGCAGAACCTACGGCTCCTCCAAGACCTCGCGGCCAGGGATTGTTGCCTGGCATAGTGCTGTGTAAGCCGCCAccacaaaataaagcaaacccTCCAACGCGGCAGGAGTGTTGCACAGCAGAGGAACGTGTTTACTTGTCAGTCCATGGTTTCACTTCTGGCCCCACAAAGTTGTAGGTGGTAACGGAGTCCAGTGGTCTTGGGGTTGGTGTCGCAGCCCACGGTGCCTCACTCTGGGGGTGGGCATGGAGAGGGGCACTTGGGAGGGCAGGGCTTAACACATACCTTGTAGGGGCATGGCGGGGGGCACTGTGCGGGGCACAACAGGGGACACGGCGGAGGGCACGGCGGGGGGCACGCTGCGGGGCACGCTGCGGGGCACGCTGCGGGGCACGGAGGGGGGCATGTCATGGGACATGTCCAGGGACACGGTGGGGGACACGGGGGACATGGGGGACACTTTGGCGGTGGTGGGCACTTTTCCTGTAAACACTTTTCGGAGCAGCGTTGCAGCAGCTTCCTTAGACAGCTGGGCTGGCATTTGGTCTCG from Acomys russatus chromosome 15, mAcoRus1.1, whole genome shotgun sequence includes:
- the Lelp1 gene encoding late cornified envelope-like proline-rich protein 1; amino-acid sequence: MALKGNTAVALKGNTAVALKGVAAPLNRQVPVDTGKASACPEHRGRAGCQAYISAAEMSSDDKNKPCDPKCDQKCETKCQPSCLRKLLQRCSEKCLQEKCPPPPKCPPCPPCPPPCPWTCPMTCPPPCPAACPAACPAACPPPCPPPCPLLCPAQCPPPCPYKVCVKPCPPKCPSPCPPPE